A window from Lactiplantibacillus pentosus encodes these proteins:
- a CDS encoding SDR family oxidoreductase: protein MKVFVIGAHGQIGKKIVSKLVAQGDQVYAGIRQPEQAEAFEDAGAEPVQFNLMAQPEDLALAFKGMDAIVFSAGSGGQTGYDMTLMIDLDGAVKSMEAAEIAGVKRYVIISAEFTPDRSRWPRALQPYYVAKYYADEWLKTRTQLDYTILQPGTLLNDAGTGQVTVNPEVGGEITRDDVATFTVQALRTPATIGQTIALINGTTPIETAVQQAAK from the coding sequence ATGAAAGTCTTTGTAATTGGTGCCCATGGTCAGATTGGTAAAAAAATCGTCTCAAAATTGGTGGCTCAAGGCGATCAAGTCTACGCCGGTATTCGACAACCTGAACAGGCGGAAGCCTTTGAAGATGCGGGTGCTGAACCCGTCCAGTTCAATTTGATGGCTCAGCCTGAAGACTTAGCCTTGGCTTTCAAAGGGATGGACGCCATCGTCTTTTCTGCTGGTTCTGGTGGTCAGACTGGTTACGATATGACGCTGATGATTGATTTGGACGGTGCCGTCAAGTCGATGGAAGCGGCCGAAATCGCCGGTGTTAAACGTTACGTCATTATTAGCGCCGAGTTTACCCCAGACCGCAGTCGGTGGCCACGTGCATTACAACCTTACTATGTCGCAAAGTATTATGCCGACGAATGGTTGAAGACGCGCACTCAGCTGGACTATACGATCCTGCAACCAGGAACGTTGTTGAACGACGCTGGAACTGGTCAAGTAACGGTCAATCCGGAAGTGGGCGGCGAAATTACTCGTGATGACGTTGCGACCTTCACCGTGCAAGCCTTGCGGACACCCGCAACGATTGGTCAAACGATTGCGTTAATCAACGGAACGACGCCAATTGAAACCGCCGTGCAACAAGCTGCTAAGTAA
- a CDS encoding GNAT family N-acetyltransferase — protein sequence MSKYIRQATGADLSAMMAIIEQAKTALAADQIPQWQDGYPQTVDLQADIDAKLAWVLIVDGQIAGTATLLTTPDPNYAQISDGSWKETTHHRYTSIHRIAIANGYHGQHLADFYFSNLMTISYQLGFHQIRIDTHLSNKRMQHVITKAGFDYRGVIYIDHQPDEARNAYQILLP from the coding sequence ATGTCAAAATACATTCGTCAAGCCACCGGTGCAGATTTATCAGCCATGATGGCGATTATTGAGCAAGCCAAAACGGCCCTAGCCGCTGACCAGATTCCTCAGTGGCAAGATGGCTATCCCCAAACAGTGGACCTTCAAGCGGATATTGATGCCAAACTCGCATGGGTCTTGATCGTCGATGGCCAAATTGCCGGAACTGCAACGCTACTGACCACACCGGACCCCAACTATGCTCAGATCAGCGATGGCTCCTGGAAAGAAACGACTCATCATCGTTACACTTCAATCCATCGCATCGCCATCGCAAATGGCTACCATGGCCAGCATTTAGCCGATTTTTATTTCAGTAATTTAATGACCATCAGCTATCAACTCGGTTTTCACCAAATCCGCATCGACACCCACCTGTCAAACAAGCGGATGCAACACGTTATCACCAAAGCTGGCTTTGACTACCGCGGCGTGATTTACATTGATCATCAACCAGATGAGGCGCGGAATGCTTATCAAATTCTGTTACCGTGA
- a CDS encoding MFS transporter has protein sequence MDTKLNENELVKKYRPLATAAGVGSMLGSGIIIGLSTTLAVWQDGLQLSNSQAGTISGVLTLMIGFGSLFGGRIAEHVGLIKTFNWINLFYGLGTLICVFSTNFAMLVVGIGIAGITSGIDLPVSLAVISRDAPDKSVNNKLVSYTQIFWQLGTFVSSVAAFIVSKVSGAMGARIVFGVLTVIAFFAWLWRLESPTFKKFHALGNEYWAKMDLENKDESKANNASVINVLFHQGKGKYMKFFIMIISYYCLWNLLANTWGQFGTFMLRKANASQSLATGAGLVISFCVMGVIAFFSKVSSNNKSRMSSFIVGAIITFASFILLGFFGTAVIGIILAQFSYQVGASLAGEAMYKVWTQESFPMGVRSSIQGIVNGTSRLLCALFAIVTPSLVMPGRIITTMWVFSVVVIIYAIIGVVMGRTQKKYGIDAE, from the coding sequence ATGGATACAAAACTTAATGAGAACGAACTCGTAAAGAAGTACCGTCCGTTGGCAACTGCCGCAGGAGTCGGTTCAATGCTTGGATCCGGAATTATTATTGGCTTATCAACAACATTAGCTGTATGGCAGGATGGATTGCAACTCTCAAATAGTCAAGCAGGGACAATTTCAGGTGTTTTGACTTTAATGATTGGATTTGGCTCTTTATTTGGTGGAAGAATTGCTGAACATGTTGGCTTAATTAAAACGTTTAATTGGATTAATTTGTTTTATGGATTGGGAACCCTTATTTGTGTATTTTCTACTAACTTTGCAATGCTTGTTGTTGGGATTGGAATTGCTGGGATAACTTCTGGGATAGATCTTCCAGTTTCTTTAGCGGTGATTTCACGGGATGCACCAGATAAATCGGTGAATAATAAGTTAGTTTCCTACACACAGATTTTCTGGCAGCTCGGAACCTTTGTCTCTTCGGTAGCAGCTTTTATCGTTTCTAAAGTTAGTGGGGCTATGGGCGCACGAATTGTCTTTGGCGTTTTGACAGTGATTGCTTTCTTTGCCTGGCTCTGGCGGCTAGAGTCTCCAACATTTAAAAAATTTCATGCATTAGGTAATGAATACTGGGCCAAGATGGACTTGGAAAATAAAGATGAGTCAAAAGCTAACAATGCATCTGTTATTAACGTTTTATTTCACCAAGGTAAGGGAAAATATATGAAATTCTTTATTATGATTATTTCATATTATTGTTTATGGAACTTGCTTGCCAATACATGGGGACAATTTGGAACGTTTATGTTACGTAAAGCAAATGCTTCGCAAAGCCTGGCTACTGGGGCAGGGCTAGTAATATCATTCTGCGTAATGGGTGTGATTGCCTTCTTCTCGAAGGTTTCTTCTAACAATAAGTCACGTATGAGTTCATTTATTGTTGGAGCAATTATTACTTTTGCATCTTTCATCTTGTTAGGATTTTTTGGAACAGCTGTCATCGGTATTATTTTGGCCCAATTTTCTTATCAAGTTGGTGCGTCGCTTGCCGGCGAAGCAATGTATAAAGTTTGGACACAGGAATCATTTCCAATGGGGGTAAGATCTTCTATCCAAGGAATTGTCAACGGAACATCGCGACTCTTGTGTGCCCTGTTTGCGATTGTAACGCCGTCATTAGTTATGCCTGGCCGTATTATAACAACAATGTGGGTATTTTCAGTTGTCGTCATTATTTATGCGATTATTGGTGTGGTAATGGGGAGAACTCAGAAAAAGTATGGCATTGATGCTGAATAA